A region from the Drosophila bipectinata strain 14024-0381.07 chromosome 3R, DbipHiC1v2, whole genome shotgun sequence genome encodes:
- the f-cup gene encoding leucine-rich repeat-containing protein 40 isoform X2 → MMNFSPQANFEATYNCGSLNGPQECNQQSAFGGDFNFGPSCFTYYGCPNEMSGMSGNGRGSGPSPSRGTSSRIPRCAQKPRQIPSPRINYSFRPVFHERTTDEDDSVLTKQLWKLARKSGTLNLSNKALARVPERLFDINEADADSKAANLEQLTIKEEDAWWNQVPLNNLDLSSNTLTHLSPKIENLASLTVLTLHDNALVELPPEVGKLEKLMRLNVSHNKLSQLPRELYSLPDLRHLNISYNEFTELDPDISDLHMLEFLDGGHNNIQSLPGGIGFLVRLTTLLLPYNHIKELPPDLVNMRSLQKIDIEHNDLTGLPEDMGLLRKLECLYLQHNDIQELPDFEGNEGLHELHASNNFIKAIPKPMCSNLPHLKILDLRDNKITELPDELCLLRNLTRLDVSNNTISVLPVTLSSLAHLISLQVDGNPIKTIRRDILQCGTSRILKTLHDRALANKEEGGSDATSLSGGISVTRLRGGHTDSGDMPENFPDSYSEQQPSQFGCRCPYPCQQHMQHHIQQNMQPFCVYEPLRNCPEYDRQTQGHIYEPESYQQQHENGNMANLFMKQQEQRRSGPYHNCYMFQQQQQEQYVYGQDGSHHSTNRMAVHPRWVYKLRHTRTLAVNLEQLTEVPEQVFQLAKEEGVHVVDFARNQLSTLPNGLQHLRDQLTELVLSNNLIGHVPQFISQFTRISYLNLSNNLLNDLPKEFGVLVTLRELNVANNRFQFIPNGIYELQGLEILIASENHIKQLNVAGLQCMPRLTTLDLRNNDIDNVPPILGNLTNITHLELVGNPFRQPRHQILMKGTDAIMSYLRDRIPT, encoded by the exons atgATGAA CTTCAGCCCCCAGGCGAACTTCGAAGCGACTTACAACTGCGGATCCCTCAACGGGCCACAGGAATGTAACCAGCAATCTGCATTTGGAGGAGATTTTAACTTCGGCCCGTCCTGCTTTACGTACTACGGCTGTCCCAACGAGATGAGCGGTATGTCCGGAAATGGACGGGGCTCTGGCCCTTCACCCTCCAGAGGCACATCTAGTCGGATTCCGCGCTGCGCCCAGAAACCCCGCCAGATACCGTCGCCAAGGATTAATTATTCGTTTCGTCCGGTGTTCCATGAAAGGACGACCGACGAGGATGACTCCGTCCTCACCAAGCAACTGTGGAAACTGGCACGCAAATCAGGCACTCTTAATCTTTCCAACAAAGCACTAGCCAGAG TGCCCGAACGACTCTTTGACATCAACGAGGCGGATGCGGACAGCAAAGCCGCCAACCTGGAGCAGCTGACGATAAAGGAAGAGGATGCGTGGTGGAATCAGGTCCCTCTGAACAATCTGGATCTCAGTTCCAATACCCTGACGCACTTATCGCCCAAGATTGAGAATCTGGCGTCGCTTACTGTCCTCACA CTACATGACAATGCCCTAGTGGAGCTGCCGCCAGAGGTCGGCAAACTGGAGAAGCTAATGCGTCTGAACGTGAGCCACAACAAACTCAGTCAGCTGCCCCGTGAGCTCTACAGTTTGCCGGACTTGCGGCATCTCAACATTTCGTACAACGAGTTCACAGAACTTGATCCGGACATAAGTGACCTCCACATGCTCGAGTTTCTG GACGGCGGGCATAACAACATCCAATCCCTGCCCGGCGGCATTGGGTTCTTGGTGCGTCTAACTACGCTCCTGTTGCCCTATAACCACATCAAGGAACTACCGCCTGATCTTGTTAACATGCGTT CTTTGCAAAAGATTGATATCGAGCATAATGACCTGACCGGATTACCAGAGGATATGGGACTCCTAAGGAAGCTGGAGTGCCTATATTTGCAGCACAATGACATTCAGGAGCTGCCCGATTTCGAGGGCAATGAGGGCCTACACGAGCTTCATGCCagcaataattttattaag GCGATACCGAAACCTATGTGCAGTAACTTGCCACATTTGAAGATCCTGGACCTTCGAGACAACAAGATCACAGAGTTACCTGATGAACTGTGCCTCCTGCGCAACCTCACCCGCCTGGATGTGTCCAACAATACCATAAGCGTTTTGCCAGTCACTTTGTCGTCGCTTGCCCATCTGATCAGCCTACAGGTGGATGGAAATCCCATCAAGACCATTCGTCGCGACATCCTGCAGTGTGGAACATCGCGTATTCTGAAGACCTTACACGATCGCGCATTGGCCAACAAGGAGGAGGGAGGTTCCGATGCGACCTCCCTTTCGGGGGGCATAAGCGTTACCCGCCTTCGAGGCGGACACACTGACTCTGGAGACATGCCAGAAAACTTTCCGGATAG TTATTCAGAGCAGCAGCCATCACAATTCGGATGTAGGTGTCCGTATCCTTGCCAGCAGCACATGCAGCACCACATTCAGCAGAATATGCAGCCTTTTTGTGTTTATGAACCGCTTAGAAATTGCCCGGAGTATGATAGGCAGACCCAGGGACATATATACGAGCCCGAGAGCTATCAGCAACAGCATGAAAATGGCAACATGGCTAATCTTTTCATGAAACAGCAGGAGCAGCGGCGGTCGGGTCCCTACCACAACTGTTACATgttccagcagcagcagcaggagcaatATGTATACGGACAAGATGGCTCGCATCACAGCACCAACCGCATGGCTGTGCATCCGCGTTGGGT ATACAAATTACGACATACACGTACATTAGCTGTCAACTTAGAGCAGCTCACTGAAGTGCCGGAACAAGTGTTCCAGTTGGCCAAGGAGGAGGGTGTCCATGTGGTGGACTTTGCCCGCAACCAGTTGAGCACATTGCCAAATGG TCTGCAGCACTTGCGGGACCAGCTCACCGAGCTGGTGTTGTCCAACAACCTCATTGGGCATGTACCCCAGTTCATATCGCAGTTCACACGCATCTCATACCTGAATTTGTCAAACAACTTGTTGAACGACCTGCCCAAGGAGTTCGGTGTCCTGGTGACTCTTCGTGAGCTTAATGTAGCAAATAATCG ttttcagtttattCCAAATGGTATATACGAACTACAAGGTCTGGAGATTCTTATTGCCAGTGAGAACCACATCAAACAGTTGAATGTTGCGGGTCTTCAGTGCATGCCCCGCTTGACGACCCTGGATTTGCGTAATAACGATATCGACAATGTGCCACCCATTTTGGGCAACCTAACCAATATAAC TCACCTGGAACTGGTTGGTAATCCGTTTCGACAGCCGCGCCATCAGATCCTCATGAAGGGCACAGATGCCATTATGTCCTATCTGCGGGATCGGATCCCCACATAG
- the f-cup gene encoding leucine-rich repeat-containing protein 40 isoform X1: MMNFSPQANFEATYNCGSLNGPQECNQQSAFGGDFNFGPSCFTYYGCPNEMSGMSGNGRGSGPSPSRGTSSRIPRCAQKPRQIPSPRINYSFRPVFHERTTDEDDSVLTKQLWKLARKSGTLNLSNKALARVPERLFDINEADADSKAANLEQLTIKEEDAWWNQVPLNNLDLSSNTLTHLSPKIENLASLTVLTLHDNALVELPPEVGKLEKLMRLNVSHNKLSQLPRELYSLPDLRHLNISYNEFTELDPDISDLHMLEFLDGGHNNIQSLPGGIGFLVRLTTLLLPYNHIKELPPDLVNMRSLQKIDIEHNDLTGLPEDMGLLRKLECLYLQHNDIQELPDFEGNEGLHELHASNNFIKAIPKPMCSNLPHLKILDLRDNKITELPDELCLLRNLTRLDVSNNTISVLPVTLSSLAHLISLQVDGNPIKTIRRDILQCGTSRILKTLHDRALANKEEGGSDATSLSGGISVTRLRGGHTDSGDMPENFPDSSYSEQQPSQFGCRCPYPCQQHMQHHIQQNMQPFCVYEPLRNCPEYDRQTQGHIYEPESYQQQHENGNMANLFMKQQEQRRSGPYHNCYMFQQQQQEQYVYGQDGSHHSTNRMAVHPRWVYKLRHTRTLAVNLEQLTEVPEQVFQLAKEEGVHVVDFARNQLSTLPNGLQHLRDQLTELVLSNNLIGHVPQFISQFTRISYLNLSNNLLNDLPKEFGVLVTLRELNVANNRFQFIPNGIYELQGLEILIASENHIKQLNVAGLQCMPRLTTLDLRNNDIDNVPPILGNLTNITHLELVGNPFRQPRHQILMKGTDAIMSYLRDRIPT; this comes from the exons atgATGAA CTTCAGCCCCCAGGCGAACTTCGAAGCGACTTACAACTGCGGATCCCTCAACGGGCCACAGGAATGTAACCAGCAATCTGCATTTGGAGGAGATTTTAACTTCGGCCCGTCCTGCTTTACGTACTACGGCTGTCCCAACGAGATGAGCGGTATGTCCGGAAATGGACGGGGCTCTGGCCCTTCACCCTCCAGAGGCACATCTAGTCGGATTCCGCGCTGCGCCCAGAAACCCCGCCAGATACCGTCGCCAAGGATTAATTATTCGTTTCGTCCGGTGTTCCATGAAAGGACGACCGACGAGGATGACTCCGTCCTCACCAAGCAACTGTGGAAACTGGCACGCAAATCAGGCACTCTTAATCTTTCCAACAAAGCACTAGCCAGAG TGCCCGAACGACTCTTTGACATCAACGAGGCGGATGCGGACAGCAAAGCCGCCAACCTGGAGCAGCTGACGATAAAGGAAGAGGATGCGTGGTGGAATCAGGTCCCTCTGAACAATCTGGATCTCAGTTCCAATACCCTGACGCACTTATCGCCCAAGATTGAGAATCTGGCGTCGCTTACTGTCCTCACA CTACATGACAATGCCCTAGTGGAGCTGCCGCCAGAGGTCGGCAAACTGGAGAAGCTAATGCGTCTGAACGTGAGCCACAACAAACTCAGTCAGCTGCCCCGTGAGCTCTACAGTTTGCCGGACTTGCGGCATCTCAACATTTCGTACAACGAGTTCACAGAACTTGATCCGGACATAAGTGACCTCCACATGCTCGAGTTTCTG GACGGCGGGCATAACAACATCCAATCCCTGCCCGGCGGCATTGGGTTCTTGGTGCGTCTAACTACGCTCCTGTTGCCCTATAACCACATCAAGGAACTACCGCCTGATCTTGTTAACATGCGTT CTTTGCAAAAGATTGATATCGAGCATAATGACCTGACCGGATTACCAGAGGATATGGGACTCCTAAGGAAGCTGGAGTGCCTATATTTGCAGCACAATGACATTCAGGAGCTGCCCGATTTCGAGGGCAATGAGGGCCTACACGAGCTTCATGCCagcaataattttattaag GCGATACCGAAACCTATGTGCAGTAACTTGCCACATTTGAAGATCCTGGACCTTCGAGACAACAAGATCACAGAGTTACCTGATGAACTGTGCCTCCTGCGCAACCTCACCCGCCTGGATGTGTCCAACAATACCATAAGCGTTTTGCCAGTCACTTTGTCGTCGCTTGCCCATCTGATCAGCCTACAGGTGGATGGAAATCCCATCAAGACCATTCGTCGCGACATCCTGCAGTGTGGAACATCGCGTATTCTGAAGACCTTACACGATCGCGCATTGGCCAACAAGGAGGAGGGAGGTTCCGATGCGACCTCCCTTTCGGGGGGCATAAGCGTTACCCGCCTTCGAGGCGGACACACTGACTCTGGAGACATGCCAGAAAACTTTCCGGATAG TAGTTATTCAGAGCAGCAGCCATCACAATTCGGATGTAGGTGTCCGTATCCTTGCCAGCAGCACATGCAGCACCACATTCAGCAGAATATGCAGCCTTTTTGTGTTTATGAACCGCTTAGAAATTGCCCGGAGTATGATAGGCAGACCCAGGGACATATATACGAGCCCGAGAGCTATCAGCAACAGCATGAAAATGGCAACATGGCTAATCTTTTCATGAAACAGCAGGAGCAGCGGCGGTCGGGTCCCTACCACAACTGTTACATgttccagcagcagcagcaggagcaatATGTATACGGACAAGATGGCTCGCATCACAGCACCAACCGCATGGCTGTGCATCCGCGTTGGGT ATACAAATTACGACATACACGTACATTAGCTGTCAACTTAGAGCAGCTCACTGAAGTGCCGGAACAAGTGTTCCAGTTGGCCAAGGAGGAGGGTGTCCATGTGGTGGACTTTGCCCGCAACCAGTTGAGCACATTGCCAAATGG TCTGCAGCACTTGCGGGACCAGCTCACCGAGCTGGTGTTGTCCAACAACCTCATTGGGCATGTACCCCAGTTCATATCGCAGTTCACACGCATCTCATACCTGAATTTGTCAAACAACTTGTTGAACGACCTGCCCAAGGAGTTCGGTGTCCTGGTGACTCTTCGTGAGCTTAATGTAGCAAATAATCG ttttcagtttattCCAAATGGTATATACGAACTACAAGGTCTGGAGATTCTTATTGCCAGTGAGAACCACATCAAACAGTTGAATGTTGCGGGTCTTCAGTGCATGCCCCGCTTGACGACCCTGGATTTGCGTAATAACGATATCGACAATGTGCCACCCATTTTGGGCAACCTAACCAATATAAC TCACCTGGAACTGGTTGGTAATCCGTTTCGACAGCCGCGCCATCAGATCCTCATGAAGGGCACAGATGCCATTATGTCCTATCTGCGGGATCGGATCCCCACATAG
- the f-cup gene encoding leucine-rich repeat-containing protein 40 isoform X3: MCGPYPRRRRYYQIREFQMASSADELESEDPEDELELDDDPPPDSEPRTDSLPERLFDINEADADSKAANLEQLTIKEEDAWWNQVPLNNLDLSSNTLTHLSPKIENLASLTVLTLHDNALVELPPEVGKLEKLMRLNVSHNKLSQLPRELYSLPDLRHLNISYNEFTELDPDISDLHMLEFLDGGHNNIQSLPGGIGFLVRLTTLLLPYNHIKELPPDLVNMRSLQKIDIEHNDLTGLPEDMGLLRKLECLYLQHNDIQELPDFEGNEGLHELHASNNFIKAIPKPMCSNLPHLKILDLRDNKITELPDELCLLRNLTRLDVSNNTISVLPVTLSSLAHLISLQVDGNPIKTIRRDILQCGTSRILKTLHDRALANKEEGGSDATSLSGGISVTRLRGGHTDSGDMPENFPDSSYSEQQPSQFGCRCPYPCQQHMQHHIQQNMQPFCVYEPLRNCPEYDRQTQGHIYEPESYQQQHENGNMANLFMKQQEQRRSGPYHNCYMFQQQQQEQYVYGQDGSHHSTNRMAVHPRWVYKLRHTRTLAVNLEQLTEVPEQVFQLAKEEGVHVVDFARNQLSTLPNGLQHLRDQLTELVLSNNLIGHVPQFISQFTRISYLNLSNNLLNDLPKEFGVLVTLRELNVANNRFQFIPNGIYELQGLEILIASENHIKQLNVAGLQCMPRLTTLDLRNNDIDNVPPILGNLTNITHLELVGNPFRQPRHQILMKGTDAIMSYLRDRIPT, translated from the exons ATGTGCGGTCCCTATCCGCGAAGGCGTCGCTACTACCAGATTCGCGAATTCCAGATGGCCTCTTCCGCGGACGAGCTGGAGAGCGAGGATCCGGAAGATGAGCTCGAGCTGGATGATGACCCGCCTCCCGATTCCGAGCCCAGAACCGATTCCT TGCCCGAACGACTCTTTGACATCAACGAGGCGGATGCGGACAGCAAAGCCGCCAACCTGGAGCAGCTGACGATAAAGGAAGAGGATGCGTGGTGGAATCAGGTCCCTCTGAACAATCTGGATCTCAGTTCCAATACCCTGACGCACTTATCGCCCAAGATTGAGAATCTGGCGTCGCTTACTGTCCTCACA CTACATGACAATGCCCTAGTGGAGCTGCCGCCAGAGGTCGGCAAACTGGAGAAGCTAATGCGTCTGAACGTGAGCCACAACAAACTCAGTCAGCTGCCCCGTGAGCTCTACAGTTTGCCGGACTTGCGGCATCTCAACATTTCGTACAACGAGTTCACAGAACTTGATCCGGACATAAGTGACCTCCACATGCTCGAGTTTCTG GACGGCGGGCATAACAACATCCAATCCCTGCCCGGCGGCATTGGGTTCTTGGTGCGTCTAACTACGCTCCTGTTGCCCTATAACCACATCAAGGAACTACCGCCTGATCTTGTTAACATGCGTT CTTTGCAAAAGATTGATATCGAGCATAATGACCTGACCGGATTACCAGAGGATATGGGACTCCTAAGGAAGCTGGAGTGCCTATATTTGCAGCACAATGACATTCAGGAGCTGCCCGATTTCGAGGGCAATGAGGGCCTACACGAGCTTCATGCCagcaataattttattaag GCGATACCGAAACCTATGTGCAGTAACTTGCCACATTTGAAGATCCTGGACCTTCGAGACAACAAGATCACAGAGTTACCTGATGAACTGTGCCTCCTGCGCAACCTCACCCGCCTGGATGTGTCCAACAATACCATAAGCGTTTTGCCAGTCACTTTGTCGTCGCTTGCCCATCTGATCAGCCTACAGGTGGATGGAAATCCCATCAAGACCATTCGTCGCGACATCCTGCAGTGTGGAACATCGCGTATTCTGAAGACCTTACACGATCGCGCATTGGCCAACAAGGAGGAGGGAGGTTCCGATGCGACCTCCCTTTCGGGGGGCATAAGCGTTACCCGCCTTCGAGGCGGACACACTGACTCTGGAGACATGCCAGAAAACTTTCCGGATAG TAGTTATTCAGAGCAGCAGCCATCACAATTCGGATGTAGGTGTCCGTATCCTTGCCAGCAGCACATGCAGCACCACATTCAGCAGAATATGCAGCCTTTTTGTGTTTATGAACCGCTTAGAAATTGCCCGGAGTATGATAGGCAGACCCAGGGACATATATACGAGCCCGAGAGCTATCAGCAACAGCATGAAAATGGCAACATGGCTAATCTTTTCATGAAACAGCAGGAGCAGCGGCGGTCGGGTCCCTACCACAACTGTTACATgttccagcagcagcagcaggagcaatATGTATACGGACAAGATGGCTCGCATCACAGCACCAACCGCATGGCTGTGCATCCGCGTTGGGT ATACAAATTACGACATACACGTACATTAGCTGTCAACTTAGAGCAGCTCACTGAAGTGCCGGAACAAGTGTTCCAGTTGGCCAAGGAGGAGGGTGTCCATGTGGTGGACTTTGCCCGCAACCAGTTGAGCACATTGCCAAATGG TCTGCAGCACTTGCGGGACCAGCTCACCGAGCTGGTGTTGTCCAACAACCTCATTGGGCATGTACCCCAGTTCATATCGCAGTTCACACGCATCTCATACCTGAATTTGTCAAACAACTTGTTGAACGACCTGCCCAAGGAGTTCGGTGTCCTGGTGACTCTTCGTGAGCTTAATGTAGCAAATAATCG ttttcagtttattCCAAATGGTATATACGAACTACAAGGTCTGGAGATTCTTATTGCCAGTGAGAACCACATCAAACAGTTGAATGTTGCGGGTCTTCAGTGCATGCCCCGCTTGACGACCCTGGATTTGCGTAATAACGATATCGACAATGTGCCACCCATTTTGGGCAACCTAACCAATATAAC TCACCTGGAACTGGTTGGTAATCCGTTTCGACAGCCGCGCCATCAGATCCTCATGAAGGGCACAGATGCCATTATGTCCTATCTGCGGGATCGGATCCCCACATAG
- the f-cup gene encoding leucine-rich repeat-containing protein 40 isoform X4: MMNFSPQANFEATYNCGSLNGPQECNQQSAFGGDFNFGPSCFTYYGCPNEMSGMSGNGRGSGPSPSRGTSSRIPRCAQKPRQIPSPRINYSFRPVFHERTTDEDDSVLTKQLWKLARKSGTLNLSNKALARVPERLFDINEADADSKAANLEQLTIKEEDAWWNQVPLNNLDLSSNTLTHLSPKIENLASLTVLTLHDNALVELPPEVGKLEKLMRLNVSHNKLSQLPRELYSLPDLRHLNISYNEFTELDPDISDLHMLEFLDGGHNNIQSLPGGIGFLVRLTTLLLPYNHIKELPPDLVNMRSLQKIDIEHNDLTGLPEDMGLLRKLECLYLQHNDIQELPDFEGNEGLHELHASNNFIKAIPKPMCSNLPHLKILDLRDNKITELPDELCLLRNLTRLDVSNNTISVLPVTLSSLAHLISLQVDGNPIKTIRRDILQCGTSRILKTLHDRALANKEEGGSDATSLSGGISVTRLRGGHTDSGDMPENFPDRYKLRHTRTLAVNLEQLTEVPEQVFQLAKEEGVHVVDFARNQLSTLPNGLQHLRDQLTELVLSNNLIGHVPQFISQFTRISYLNLSNNLLNDLPKEFGVLVTLRELNVANNRFQFIPNGIYELQGLEILIASENHIKQLNVAGLQCMPRLTTLDLRNNDIDNVPPILGNLTNITHLELVGNPFRQPRHQILMKGTDAIMSYLRDRIPT; the protein is encoded by the exons atgATGAA CTTCAGCCCCCAGGCGAACTTCGAAGCGACTTACAACTGCGGATCCCTCAACGGGCCACAGGAATGTAACCAGCAATCTGCATTTGGAGGAGATTTTAACTTCGGCCCGTCCTGCTTTACGTACTACGGCTGTCCCAACGAGATGAGCGGTATGTCCGGAAATGGACGGGGCTCTGGCCCTTCACCCTCCAGAGGCACATCTAGTCGGATTCCGCGCTGCGCCCAGAAACCCCGCCAGATACCGTCGCCAAGGATTAATTATTCGTTTCGTCCGGTGTTCCATGAAAGGACGACCGACGAGGATGACTCCGTCCTCACCAAGCAACTGTGGAAACTGGCACGCAAATCAGGCACTCTTAATCTTTCCAACAAAGCACTAGCCAGAG TGCCCGAACGACTCTTTGACATCAACGAGGCGGATGCGGACAGCAAAGCCGCCAACCTGGAGCAGCTGACGATAAAGGAAGAGGATGCGTGGTGGAATCAGGTCCCTCTGAACAATCTGGATCTCAGTTCCAATACCCTGACGCACTTATCGCCCAAGATTGAGAATCTGGCGTCGCTTACTGTCCTCACA CTACATGACAATGCCCTAGTGGAGCTGCCGCCAGAGGTCGGCAAACTGGAGAAGCTAATGCGTCTGAACGTGAGCCACAACAAACTCAGTCAGCTGCCCCGTGAGCTCTACAGTTTGCCGGACTTGCGGCATCTCAACATTTCGTACAACGAGTTCACAGAACTTGATCCGGACATAAGTGACCTCCACATGCTCGAGTTTCTG GACGGCGGGCATAACAACATCCAATCCCTGCCCGGCGGCATTGGGTTCTTGGTGCGTCTAACTACGCTCCTGTTGCCCTATAACCACATCAAGGAACTACCGCCTGATCTTGTTAACATGCGTT CTTTGCAAAAGATTGATATCGAGCATAATGACCTGACCGGATTACCAGAGGATATGGGACTCCTAAGGAAGCTGGAGTGCCTATATTTGCAGCACAATGACATTCAGGAGCTGCCCGATTTCGAGGGCAATGAGGGCCTACACGAGCTTCATGCCagcaataattttattaag GCGATACCGAAACCTATGTGCAGTAACTTGCCACATTTGAAGATCCTGGACCTTCGAGACAACAAGATCACAGAGTTACCTGATGAACTGTGCCTCCTGCGCAACCTCACCCGCCTGGATGTGTCCAACAATACCATAAGCGTTTTGCCAGTCACTTTGTCGTCGCTTGCCCATCTGATCAGCCTACAGGTGGATGGAAATCCCATCAAGACCATTCGTCGCGACATCCTGCAGTGTGGAACATCGCGTATTCTGAAGACCTTACACGATCGCGCATTGGCCAACAAGGAGGAGGGAGGTTCCGATGCGACCTCCCTTTCGGGGGGCATAAGCGTTACCCGCCTTCGAGGCGGACACACTGACTCTGGAGACATGCCAGAAAACTTTCCGGATAG ATACAAATTACGACATACACGTACATTAGCTGTCAACTTAGAGCAGCTCACTGAAGTGCCGGAACAAGTGTTCCAGTTGGCCAAGGAGGAGGGTGTCCATGTGGTGGACTTTGCCCGCAACCAGTTGAGCACATTGCCAAATGG TCTGCAGCACTTGCGGGACCAGCTCACCGAGCTGGTGTTGTCCAACAACCTCATTGGGCATGTACCCCAGTTCATATCGCAGTTCACACGCATCTCATACCTGAATTTGTCAAACAACTTGTTGAACGACCTGCCCAAGGAGTTCGGTGTCCTGGTGACTCTTCGTGAGCTTAATGTAGCAAATAATCG ttttcagtttattCCAAATGGTATATACGAACTACAAGGTCTGGAGATTCTTATTGCCAGTGAGAACCACATCAAACAGTTGAATGTTGCGGGTCTTCAGTGCATGCCCCGCTTGACGACCCTGGATTTGCGTAATAACGATATCGACAATGTGCCACCCATTTTGGGCAACCTAACCAATATAAC TCACCTGGAACTGGTTGGTAATCCGTTTCGACAGCCGCGCCATCAGATCCTCATGAAGGGCACAGATGCCATTATGTCCTATCTGCGGGATCGGATCCCCACATAG